A window of the Nisaea acidiphila genome harbors these coding sequences:
- the ykgO gene encoding type B 50S ribosomal protein L36 — MKIANSIKTLKKRDRNCRVIRRKGRTYVINKQNPRFKARQG, encoded by the coding sequence ATGAAAATCGCGAATTCGATCAAGACGCTGAAGAAGCGGGACCGCAATTGTCGCGTCATCCGCCGCAAGGGCCGGACCTACGTGATCAACAAGCAGAATCCGCGCTTCAAGGCACGCCAGGGCTAA
- a CDS encoding methyltransferase domain-containing protein, producing the protein MAEATRGPQFVRRVRRAWYKILRALSVEEPNFEVEYEPEEEVVEEEVLGPWHPKTIEMIETIWGKGFNMPGGPQHVLTLAKPFALDNQMNLLDISSGMGGGTVAVSSKFGCYATLLENVPELAEISQRNIDMSQVRSKIKLQEFDPAKISLKANSFDCILTREFLFRTEDKTRMLRTIKRAMRMYGQLSLTDFMLASDKDPSPSLKKWIESDPFPIHLWTVDRYHQEIEALGLDVRVSEDISKDYHGYMTRAFQSFIDRYQEGKIKASKNQLPILMGEVERWARLAALLEAGEVQLHRYFALKPVKG; encoded by the coding sequence TTGGCTGAGGCGACAAGAGGGCCGCAGTTTGTCCGGCGCGTAAGACGCGCCTGGTACAAAATTCTGCGCGCCTTGTCGGTTGAGGAGCCGAACTTCGAGGTCGAATACGAGCCCGAAGAGGAAGTGGTCGAGGAAGAGGTTCTCGGTCCCTGGCATCCGAAGACCATCGAAATGATAGAGACCATCTGGGGCAAGGGCTTCAACATGCCCGGCGGCCCTCAGCACGTGCTCACGCTCGCCAAACCGTTCGCGCTCGATAACCAGATGAACCTGCTGGATATCAGCAGCGGAATGGGTGGCGGCACTGTCGCCGTTTCCAGTAAGTTCGGCTGCTACGCGACCCTTTTGGAGAATGTTCCCGAACTCGCGGAGATATCCCAGCGCAACATCGACATGTCGCAGGTCAGATCGAAGATCAAGCTGCAGGAATTCGATCCGGCGAAGATCTCGCTGAAGGCGAATAGTTTCGACTGCATCCTGACCCGCGAGTTTCTGTTTCGTACGGAAGACAAGACCAGGATGCTGCGGACCATCAAACGTGCGATGCGAATGTACGGGCAGCTGTCTCTCACGGATTTCATGCTGGCGTCCGACAAGGATCCGTCGCCGTCGCTCAAGAAATGGATCGAGAGCGACCCGTTCCCGATCCATCTCTGGACCGTCGACCGCTATCATCAGGAGATCGAGGCCCTGGGGCTGGATGTCCGGGTCTCCGAGGATATCAGCAAGGATTATCACGGCTATATGACCCGCGCTTTCCAGAGCTTCATCGACCGCTATCAGGAAGGTAAGATCAAGGCCTCCAAGAACCAGCTCCCGATCCTGATGGGCGAGGTGGAGCGCTGGGCGCGGCTCGCGGCGCTGCTCGAAGCGGGCGAGGTTCAGCTGCATCGTTATTTCGCTCTGAAGCCGGTAAAAGGCTGA
- a CDS encoding acyl-CoA thioesterase, which translates to MSSDFEETFRGDVKAWECDVVEHFTVAYYYEKFEAAAWRFLRESGVDPREARTTDCYTRYHAELRKGDLFHIESALIQTGLRPVIAHKLYNSDTGTVCTTMEQTLDGASLPGSAAHWDGPVREERAPVKDSATWVRAGTDVVRPSDLDWTGKLGLGGLIHQFSGSGFHALASIGLSPTFLRENRRGFSTFEFQIEMDHWPEGGDLVHVESTVAHVGSSSIRLVHRLIDTTRGKRLAELGQFGVLLDLDTRKPTRLPEPVLEKVRALVGG; encoded by the coding sequence ATGTCTTCAGATTTCGAAGAAACGTTCCGCGGCGATGTAAAAGCATGGGAATGCGACGTCGTCGAACATTTCACCGTGGCGTACTACTACGAGAAATTCGAGGCAGCGGCCTGGCGTTTTCTCCGGGAAAGCGGCGTCGACCCGCGCGAGGCACGGACCACCGACTGCTATACGCGTTATCATGCCGAACTCCGGAAAGGCGATCTCTTCCATATCGAAAGTGCTCTGATCCAGACCGGCCTTAGGCCGGTGATCGCACACAAACTCTATAATTCCGATACCGGCACCGTCTGTACCACCATGGAACAGACGTTGGACGGCGCCTCGCTTCCGGGCTCAGCCGCCCATTGGGACGGACCGGTGCGTGAAGAACGGGCACCGGTGAAGGACAGCGCGACCTGGGTACGCGCAGGGACCGACGTTGTTCGGCCGAGCGATCTCGATTGGACCGGCAAGCTTGGCCTTGGCGGCCTGATCCACCAGTTCTCGGGCTCCGGGTTCCACGCTCTCGCCTCAATCGGCCTCAGTCCGACCTTCCTCCGGGAGAACCGGCGCGGTTTCTCGACTTTTGAATTTCAGATCGAGATGGATCACTGGCCCGAAGGTGGCGACCTCGTCCATGTCGAGAGCACGGTCGCGCATGTAGGCTCGTCCTCGATCCGTCTTGTACACCGGCTCATCGACACGACGCGCGGCAAAAGGCTCGCAGAACTCGGCCAGTTCGGCGTGCTTCTCGATCTCGATACGCGCAAACCGACACGGCTTCCGGAACCGGTCCTGGAAAAGGTCCGGGCCCTGGTCGGCGGCTGA
- a CDS encoding aldolase, whose translation MNTDIRQARIDLACSLRWAARYGLNEGVDNHFSLALPDDDGVMRGNRFLINPFGWHWSEVTASSMVLCDGDGNILEGDETVEDTAFFIHSEMHKAVPSAVCIMHTHQPYATALTLLEDGRLEMCEQNALMFDGRIAYDDEYGGLALDENEGARMASKIGNKSVLFLACHGVITTGPTVQDTFNDLYYLERAAKFQVLAKSTGRKLRSIPEETRAHTRQQASTENARVADRHFKALRRMLEKEEPEFLN comes from the coding sequence ATGAACACCGATATCCGCCAAGCCCGTATCGACCTCGCCTGCTCCCTGCGATGGGCGGCGCGCTATGGTCTCAACGAAGGGGTCGACAACCATTTCTCGCTCGCCCTTCCGGACGATGACGGCGTGATGCGCGGTAACCGCTTCCTGATCAACCCGTTCGGCTGGCACTGGTCGGAGGTGACCGCCTCCTCCATGGTGCTCTGCGACGGCGACGGCAACATCCTGGAAGGCGACGAGACCGTCGAGGACACCGCCTTCTTCATCCATAGCGAGATGCACAAGGCGGTGCCGAGCGCGGTCTGCATCATGCACACCCATCAGCCCTACGCGACCGCCCTTACCCTGCTCGAGGACGGGCGGCTGGAGATGTGCGAGCAGAACGCGCTGATGTTCGACGGCCGGATCGCTTACGACGACGAGTATGGCGGTCTTGCGCTCGACGAGAACGAGGGTGCGCGGATGGCCAGCAAGATCGGCAACAAGTCGGTCCTGTTCCTCGCCTGCCACGGCGTCATCACCACCGGCCCGACGGTGCAAGATACCTTCAACGATCTCTACTATCTGGAACGTGCCGCGAAGTTCCAGGTGCTGGCCAAGTCCACCGGCCGGAAGCTGCGCTCGATCCCGGAGGAAACCCGCGCCCATACCCGCCAGCAGGCCTCGACCGAGAATGCCCGCGTCGCAGATCGCCACTTCAAGGCACTCCGTCGCATGCTGGAGAAGGAAGAGCCCGAATTCCTCAACTGA
- a CDS encoding 5-guanidino-2-oxopentanoate decarboxylase, with the protein MSAKSCADAIVGLMESYGIDTIFGIPGVHTVAFYRGLAASGLRHVTPRHEQGASLMAYGYALASGRPAACSVITGPGLLNATTGIGQAYSDSVPMLVVAAANKSNELAMGQGFLHEMPDQHDAARTVTAFNHQLRAPENLPEIFAQAFARFDSSRPRPVGIEVPRDLFDTPCDIDISAWPRTPKPAPDSAAIAEAAKLLSEASAPVILLGGGAKWCGPQALELAGKTGAMIVTTTAAKGAVPETHALSAGATLELQATQKALADADLVLAAGTELAETSFWAPTPEIRLGRRLIRVDIDPAQLVRSFRPDVSILGDAKMSLEALSRAFTGAPSADGAGRAARLREENLAGHEVPVTANRRRMLDLLAQYLPENCFVSLDSTQVAYTGASYFRIDHPNGWHFPNGFGTLGTGVPTAIGAKLGVPDRPVMAIAGDGGLLFTAEELIVAAELRLPIPVVVWNNGGYGEIRDHMIGAGVQPLGTDLLVPDFSALAKGYRCAYACPESGDAFGRALGEAFTAAGPTLIELRSDAAFLNG; encoded by the coding sequence ATGTCCGCGAAGAGTTGCGCCGACGCGATCGTCGGACTGATGGAAAGCTACGGGATCGATACGATTTTCGGGATCCCGGGCGTGCATACGGTCGCCTTTTACCGGGGACTGGCGGCGAGCGGGCTCCGTCATGTGACGCCTCGCCATGAGCAGGGCGCATCGCTGATGGCCTATGGCTATGCGCTGGCGAGCGGCCGGCCGGCCGCTTGCTCGGTCATCACCGGGCCGGGATTGCTGAACGCGACGACGGGGATCGGGCAAGCCTATTCGGATTCCGTGCCCATGCTGGTCGTCGCCGCGGCGAACAAGAGCAACGAACTCGCCATGGGGCAGGGCTTTCTGCACGAGATGCCCGATCAACACGATGCGGCTCGTACAGTTACCGCGTTCAATCATCAGCTCCGCGCTCCCGAGAACCTGCCGGAAATCTTCGCGCAGGCCTTCGCCCGTTTCGACAGCAGCCGGCCACGGCCAGTCGGGATTGAGGTGCCCAGGGACCTGTTCGACACTCCCTGCGATATCGATATTTCCGCTTGGCCCCGCACGCCGAAACCGGCGCCGGACAGCGCTGCGATTGCAGAGGCGGCAAAGCTGCTCTCGGAAGCCTCGGCCCCAGTCATCCTTCTCGGCGGCGGCGCCAAGTGGTGCGGACCGCAAGCACTGGAGCTGGCCGGGAAAACCGGCGCGATGATCGTCACCACGACGGCGGCGAAGGGAGCGGTGCCGGAGACTCATGCGCTCAGCGCCGGGGCCACGCTTGAGCTCCAGGCGACACAGAAGGCGCTCGCGGACGCCGATCTGGTTCTCGCCGCCGGTACGGAACTGGCCGAGACCAGCTTCTGGGCACCGACTCCGGAGATCCGTCTGGGACGCCGCCTGATCCGGGTCGATATCGATCCGGCGCAATTGGTCCGGAGTTTCCGGCCCGACGTCTCGATCCTCGGCGATGCGAAGATGAGTCTGGAAGCGCTTTCTCGCGCCTTCACGGGAGCGCCGTCGGCGGATGGGGCAGGGCGTGCCGCCCGGCTGCGGGAAGAGAATCTCGCCGGGCACGAGGTGCCGGTAACGGCAAACCGCCGCCGGATGCTCGATCTGCTGGCGCAGTATCTGCCGGAGAACTGCTTTGTCTCCCTCGACTCGACGCAGGTTGCCTATACCGGCGCGTCCTATTTCCGCATCGACCACCCCAACGGATGGCACTTTCCCAACGGTTTCGGAACGCTCGGGACAGGTGTCCCGACGGCGATCGGAGCCAAGCTCGGGGTGCCGGACCGGCCGGTGATGGCTATTGCCGGCGACGGTGGTCTCCTCTTCACCGCCGAGGAACTGATTGTCGCGGCCGAACTGCGCCTTCCGATCCCGGTGGTGGTGTGGAACAACGGCGGCTACGGAGAGATCCGGGATCACATGATCGGTGCCGGAGTGCAGCCGCTCGGCACCGACCTGCTCGTACCGGACTTCTCGGCCCTTGCGAAAGGCTACCGCTGCGCCTACGCCTGCCCCGAAAGCGGTGACGCATTCGGCCGGGCCCTCGGCGAAGCCTTTACCGCCGCCGGGCCGACCCTGATCGAACTCAGGTCGGATGCAGCCTTTTTGAACGGCTGA